Proteins from a genomic interval of Caulobacter sp. NIBR1757:
- a CDS encoding glutathione S-transferase family protein codes for MSNLVFYTNPMSRGRVVRWMLEEIGQPYDTRILRWETGDTKRPDFLAINPMGKVPAIVHDGVVVTECAAICAYLADAFPQAGLAPPADSPLRGPYYRWLFFGAGPVEQAMGAKTVNLEPTPEQRVSLGFGCLDDVLGAVEGAVRDRAYLVGDGFTAADLYLASFLSWGMTFGSIEKRPAFEAYVEPHLQRPAARRADDIDDALIAAAGQAVA; via the coding sequence ATGTCCAACCTCGTCTTCTACACCAACCCCATGTCCCGCGGCCGGGTTGTCCGCTGGATGCTGGAAGAGATCGGCCAGCCCTATGACACCCGGATCCTTCGCTGGGAGACCGGCGACACCAAGCGCCCCGACTTCCTGGCCATCAACCCGATGGGCAAGGTGCCGGCCATCGTCCACGACGGCGTGGTCGTCACTGAGTGCGCCGCCATCTGCGCCTATCTCGCCGACGCCTTCCCCCAGGCGGGTCTGGCGCCGCCGGCCGACAGCCCGTTGCGCGGCCCCTATTACCGCTGGCTGTTCTTCGGGGCCGGCCCGGTCGAGCAAGCCATGGGGGCCAAGACCGTGAACCTCGAACCGACCCCCGAGCAACGCGTCTCCCTCGGCTTCGGTTGTCTGGACGATGTTCTGGGGGCCGTCGAGGGCGCGGTGCGGGACCGCGCCTACCTCGTTGGCGATGGATTCACCGCCGCCGATCTCTACCTCGCCTCGTTCCTGTCGTGGGGCATGACCTTTGGCTCCATCGAAAAGCGCCCGGCCTTCGAAGCCTACGTCGAGCCCCATCTCCAACGCCCGGCCGCCCGGCGGGCCGACGACATCGACGACGCCCTGATCGCGGCCGCTGGACAGGCCGTGGCCTGA
- a CDS encoding DUF5050 domain-containing protein: MSQIPKGLVINPGDANTLSPPCVTNDAIYFRGTDNALKKVSTVESGSPIRLNDESTVTTPFVSGDRVFFMGADNALKSVKTDGSDRQEYGLATMSTPWVNNDWIVFHGTDDRLLRYDRHGQGIFDYNVTTSSSPVVAGDNVYFQGTDNRLLTVPLTGGACTSIGGMKVDGAVSVDDGGTIVFKAYDPEAGQTIPGPGGAPIPKTSGPDQLLLAFKPGGPARRLSKTVVHVSPSAPLASAGWVYFRGAHNNGLFRCTVDGDDLQQVGETMQTWSTPGGYKGKIAWQGVSDNRLWYVDLS, from the coding sequence ATGTCGCAAATTCCCAAAGGCCTCGTCATAAATCCCGGCGACGCCAATACGCTGTCGCCGCCTTGCGTCACCAACGACGCGATCTACTTCCGCGGAACCGACAACGCCCTCAAAAAGGTTTCGACCGTCGAGTCCGGCTCTCCGATCCGCCTTAACGACGAATCAACGGTGACGACCCCCTTCGTTTCGGGGGATCGGGTCTTCTTCATGGGCGCCGACAACGCCCTGAAGTCGGTCAAGACCGACGGCTCGGATCGTCAGGAATACGGCCTGGCGACCATGTCGACCCCGTGGGTGAACAACGACTGGATCGTGTTCCACGGGACCGACGACCGGCTGCTCCGGTATGACCGCCACGGCCAGGGGATCTTCGACTACAATGTGACGACCAGTTCCAGCCCGGTGGTCGCCGGCGACAACGTCTATTTTCAGGGTACAGACAACCGGCTCCTGACGGTTCCGCTGACCGGAGGCGCCTGCACCTCGATCGGCGGCATGAAGGTGGACGGCGCGGTCAGTGTGGATGACGGCGGGACCATCGTTTTCAAGGCGTACGATCCCGAGGCTGGCCAAACGATCCCCGGCCCGGGCGGCGCGCCTATCCCAAAGACATCCGGCCCCGATCAACTGCTCCTGGCGTTCAAGCCAGGTGGGCCCGCTCGGCGGCTCTCAAAGACTGTCGTGCACGTTTCACCGTCCGCGCCGCTGGCTTCGGCCGGGTGGGTGTATTTCAGGGGCGCGCACAACAACGGCCTGTTCCGTTGCACGGTCGATGGCGACGACCTCCAGCAGGTCGGCGAGACGATGCAGACCTGGTCCACGCCCGGCGGCTACAAGGGCAAGATCGCCTGGCAAGGCGTCAGCGACAACCGGCTCTGGTACGTCGATCTCAGCTAG